The Vigna radiata var. radiata cultivar VC1973A unplaced genomic scaffold, Vradiata_ver6 scaffold_214, whole genome shotgun sequence genome window below encodes:
- the LOC106778119 gene encoding transcriptional regulator SUPERMAN-like: MKRNNFMKDYTHTCANNNPSKDFTHVVNCYTKQNQMAKDLWECSSNSHTNADQDYVNGFPWPPRSYTCSFCRKEFKSAQALGGHMNVHRRDRARLRQSPPAEGQAHMFNLNLDPTTTNPNNSTSSWSLLPPSSSSATLKPVTCTLPLFVSPTPPSPSSDLKRWVVVDGILLNPLSTNTPEHSKSKIPESLSAGVGEYDHAFAREDGCTVLKKGEILRMDLEIGLPRTYDLDLELRLGTT; this comes from the coding sequence ATGAAGAGGAACAATTTCATGAAAGACTACACTCATACTTGTGCCAACAACAACCCATCAAAAGACTTCACCCATGTTGTCAACTGCTACACCAAGCAGAACCAGATGGCTAAAGACTTGTGGGAATGCAGCAGCAACTCTCACACCAATGCAGATCAGGACTATGTCAATGGCTTCCCTTGGCCTCCAAGATCATACACTTGTAGCTTCTGCAGGAAGGAGTTCAAGTCTGCTCAGGCTCTTGGTGGTCACATGAATGTTCATAGGAGGGATAGAGCAAGATTGAGGCAGTCACCCCCAGCTGAAGGTCAAGCTCATATGTTCAACCTTAACCTTGACCCTACCACAACAAACCCTAACAACTCAACCTCATCTTGGTCCTTGTTaccaccatcttcatcttcgGCAACTCTCAAACCTGTCACTTGCACATTACCCTTGTTTGtttctcccactcctccttcaCCTTCTTCTGACTTGAAGAGATGGGTTGTTGTGGATGGCATTCTGTTGAACCCTTTGAGCACAAACACCCCAGAACACTCTAAGTCAAAGATTCCAGAATCTTTATCAGCCGGGGTTGGAGAATATGATCATGCTTTTGCAAGAGAAGATGGGTGCACAGTGTTGAAGAAAGGAGAAATTCTGAGGATGGACTTGGAGATAGGTTTGCCTAGAACTTATGATTTAGATCTGGAGCTTCGTTTGGGTACTACTTAG